A single uncultured Acetobacterium sp. DNA region contains:
- a CDS encoding MarR family transcriptional regulator — MKNQNPWPEIINLLESAESKLAKARLKTFGAHGLTGPQISILLLLDRKGAMKISTIADELDMIQSNASNICSRLEKAGLIARDRLKEDQRVVNIQLTDAAQDKMVDIKTCVDDFHKIIEENVSQKDFADINFGLSKLNKVLDML; from the coding sequence ATGAAAAATCAAAATCCCTGGCCGGAAATCATCAATCTTTTAGAAAGTGCTGAATCAAAATTGGCCAAAGCCCGTCTAAAAACTTTTGGTGCTCATGGGTTGACCGGGCCCCAAATCAGCATTTTATTATTGCTTGATCGCAAAGGCGCGATGAAAATCAGTACCATCGCTGACGAACTCGATATGATCCAAAGCAATGCCTCTAATATCTGTTCCCGTCTGGAAAAAGCCGGCTTAATCGCTCGGGACCGCTTAAAAGAAGACCAGCGGGTCGTCAACATCCAGCTAACCGATGCAGCCCAGGATAAAATGGTGGATATCAAAACCTGTGTTGATGACTTCCACAAAATAATTGAAGAAAATGTTTCGCAAAAAGATTTTGCGGATATTAATTTCGGTCTTTCCAAACTCAACAAGGTCTTAGACATGCTTTAA
- a CDS encoding GTP-binding protein, translated as MKIIILGGFLGSGKTTVLLQLAHYLVEQSSDQKKTQVAIIENEIGQIGIDDKVFRGNGYVVRDIFSGCVCCSLNSDLISGVQEIRSMSDPQWLIIEATGVAFPDKIAESLFVNLGLASRIITLIDAKRWQRIRVPLANLIEGQLSDAEIVLINKTDLVNETELLELEKELSGINQDAGLYRISGISDIKAEILQVIQNG; from the coding sequence TTGAAAATAATTATCTTGGGCGGTTTTTTGGGTTCCGGCAAGACAACGGTGCTTTTACAGCTAGCTCACTATCTGGTGGAACAGTCTTCAGATCAAAAAAAGACCCAGGTTGCGATCATTGAAAATGAAATTGGACAGATCGGCATTGATGACAAGGTGTTCCGGGGCAACGGTTATGTAGTCCGGGATATTTTTTCTGGATGTGTCTGCTGTAGTCTCAACAGTGATCTGATCTCCGGGGTCCAAGAGATCAGAAGCATGTCTGATCCTCAGTGGTTGATTATTGAGGCCACCGGGGTAGCCTTTCCTGATAAGATTGCCGAATCGCTTTTTGTCAATCTGGGTCTGGCATCCCGAATTATTACCCTGATTGATGCCAAGCGCTGGCAACGGATTCGGGTGCCACTGGCCAATTTAATTGAAGGTCAACTAAGCGATGCCGAAATCGTGCTGATCAATAAAACCGATCTGGTCAATGAAACGGAGCTGCTTGAACTTGAAAAAGAATTAAGTGGTATTAATCAGGATGCCGGGCTTTACCGAATCAGTGGGATCAGCGACATCAAGGCGGAAATTCTACAGGTGATCCAAAATGGCTAA
- a CDS encoding methyltetrahydrofolate cobalamin methyltransferase, which yields MIIIGEKINGAIPSTAKAIAVRDTEFIKNLARIQTAAGVDYIDVCASVENNVELETMKWLIDIVQEVTDTPIAVDSPNEQTCVAAMTYCNKPGLFNSVSMEGNKIDVGFAAIADTGWDCVALLNSDKGIPKTAKDRLEVFADIMVKAKEYGIAPSRLHIDPLVEMLCTSEEGIAVVTDVIGEIKNQYPTIHVTGAISNISFNLPARKTVNMGFTVMAMMAGLDSGILDPTDRDLMGIIFATEALMGEDEYCVEYIRAYRQGIHGAVKK from the coding sequence ATGATCATAATTGGAGAAAAAATCAATGGCGCAATTCCCTCCACCGCTAAAGCCATTGCGGTGCGAGATACCGAGTTTATTAAGAATCTGGCCCGGATTCAGACGGCGGCTGGAGTTGATTATATCGATGTCTGCGCATCGGTGGAGAACAACGTCGAACTGGAAACCATGAAATGGCTCATTGATATCGTCCAGGAAGTGACTGACACCCCCATTGCAGTGGATAGCCCCAACGAACAGACATGTGTTGCGGCTATGACTTACTGCAACAAACCGGGACTGTTCAATTCCGTTTCTATGGAAGGAAACAAAATCGATGTCGGATTTGCCGCTATTGCGGACACTGGTTGGGATTGTGTAGCATTGTTGAACAGTGACAAGGGCATTCCCAAAACCGCCAAAGACCGGCTGGAAGTTTTTGCCGATATTATGGTTAAAGCCAAAGAATATGGCATTGCTCCATCCCGGTTGCATATCGATCCGTTGGTGGAAATGCTTTGCACCTCGGAAGAGGGAATTGCGGTGGTCACCGATGTGATCGGTGAAATCAAAAACCAATACCCAACCATTCATGTCACCGGGGCCATCAGCAATATTTCATTTAATCTGCCGGCCAGGAAAACCGTCAACATGGGTTTCACCGTCATGGCGATGATGGCCGGGTTGGACAGTGGGATCCTTGATCCTACCGATCGGGATTTAATGGGGATTATCTTTGCCACTGAGGCATTGATGGGGGAAGACGAATACTGCGTAGAATATATCCGGGCTTACCGGCAGGGGATCCATGGTGCGGTAAAAAAATAA
- a CDS encoding DUF1292 domain-containing protein: MTQKNETVTVNYTDGEGIAYEMTIIRHFTFGDQQFVLTVEKDKHHHEGGACACHDHHNHEDSDSSKAKPLYVFEWITGSETGKLQSVSEEILKALAPILEAM, encoded by the coding sequence ATGACACAGAAAAACGAAACAGTCACAGTGAACTACACCGATGGGGAAGGTATAGCTTATGAAATGACCATCATTCGGCACTTCACTTTTGGCGATCAGCAATTTGTGCTGACTGTGGAAAAGGACAAACACCATCATGAAGGCGGTGCATGCGCCTGTCACGATCATCATAATCATGAGGATTCGGACAGCTCGAAAGCGAAACCACTCTATGTTTTCGAATGGATCACCGGAAGTGAAACCGGAAAACTACAATCAGTTAGTGAAGAAATACTTAAGGCACTGGCACCCATTCTGGAAGCAATGTAA
- a CDS encoding SHOCT domain-containing protein, translating into MMGMNMFGISGFGHMAGIHHGFGLMGMVGGVIMFMVLLIVLIVVAIVWFSKNGNQSAQGNSNRPLADRSLEILNERYASGEISDEEYSKKKLELRKIN; encoded by the coding sequence ATGATGGGCATGAATATGTTCGGTATATCCGGGTTCGGTCATATGGCTGGTATCCATCATGGATTTGGATTAATGGGAATGGTAGGAGGTGTCATCATGTTTATGGTTTTACTGATCGTGTTGATCGTTGTCGCGATTGTCTGGTTTTCAAAAAATGGAAATCAAAGCGCGCAAGGAAATTCAAATCGGCCGCTTGCCGATCGTTCTTTAGAAATTTTAAATGAGCGTTATGCTTCAGGTGAGATTAGTGATGAAGAATATTCAAAGAAAAAACTGGAATTAAGAAAAATTAATTAG
- a CDS encoding cobalamin-dependent protein (Presence of a B(12) (cobalamin)-binding domain implies dependence on cobalamin itself, in one of its several forms, or in some unusual lineages, dependence on a cobalamin-like analog.), translating into MEKVLIELQQAIENGETQIAMNKTKEALNFGIRTDKIIQTAINPAFKDLGQKMFDGEIYVTDVLMASRAAHAAMYVMEPILSRSTVTSKGIVAIGTVAGDLHDIGKNLVIMMLQGSGYTVIDLGIDVPVETFIEAIQMHKPHVLALSSLLTTTLPELDNMMEALVEQGLRSQVKVIVGGAPVTAEYAGRIKADAYANDLFEATEAVGDLVKNRIGKYSI; encoded by the coding sequence ATGGAAAAAGTATTAATTGAATTGCAACAGGCCATCGAAAATGGGGAAACCCAGATCGCCATGAATAAAACCAAGGAAGCATTGAATTTTGGCATCCGCACCGATAAGATTATTCAGACGGCCATCAACCCGGCCTTTAAAGATCTGGGGCAGAAAATGTTTGACGGCGAAATCTATGTTACCGATGTGCTAATGGCCTCCCGGGCGGCCCATGCCGCGATGTATGTGATGGAACCGATTCTGTCGCGTTCAACCGTCACTTCTAAAGGGATTGTGGCGATTGGCACGGTGGCCGGAGATCTCCACGATATCGGTAAAAACCTGGTGATCATGATGCTCCAGGGCAGCGGGTATACGGTTATCGATCTGGGCATTGATGTGCCGGTGGAAACCTTTATTGAAGCGATCCAGATGCATAAGCCCCATGTGCTGGCGCTATCGTCGTTGCTGACTACTACCCTGCCAGAGCTGGACAATATGATGGAAGCACTGGTGGAACAGGGACTGCGATCTCAGGTGAAAGTCATTGTCGGTGGCGCTCCAGTGACGGCCGAATATGCCGGCCGGATCAAAGCCGATGCCTATGCCAATGATTTGTTTGAAGCAACGGAAGCGGTGGGGGATCTGGTGAAGAATCGGATTGGCAAGTATTCCATTTGA
- a CDS encoding PocR ligand-binding domain-containing protein yields MDQNETLQSTQKRISDLVDIKTLQEILDAFTTTTGLMANIVDVEGVSIFPRKGIKKCCKFCRIIYSLEGGKNRCQAAYKRAGKQAALFGEPYIFRCPSGLIEWAAPIVLNGEHVGTIICGQVLMWEPEEFFWIELRKMNQAITDDFEELFEAVGELAIVTGNQVQASAYLLYVVANYIMKTGWENFEQSREFARQRTLYHAEIENRKSREEQLDKTEILSLIDEDEIIVQLQQNRKKAKAYLEGLISGLRYEAHQNVSQMRAKMTELLVILSRVVNQMGLDNTVFADINNHTISQFYHTDSIENIGVLTSKSVDAYLERLEVSAIKPENPNIKIMIDFVENNYQKNLTVEAIADAACLSPGYAGRIFKDQLGLSIMDYVLKVRIDKSKKLLLNPHYQIQAIAENVGYLDAGYFTKVFRKFEGITPTQFRKIHKR; encoded by the coding sequence ATGGATCAGAACGAAACCCTCCAATCAACTCAAAAACGCATCAGCGACCTGGTGGACATCAAAACCCTTCAGGAAATTCTCGACGCTTTCACTACCACCACTGGCCTGATGGCCAATATTGTGGATGTCGAAGGGGTTTCGATTTTCCCGCGCAAAGGCATAAAAAAATGCTGTAAATTCTGCCGCATTATCTATAGTCTGGAAGGCGGCAAGAACCGCTGTCAGGCCGCTTACAAACGGGCTGGCAAACAGGCGGCGCTGTTTGGTGAGCCCTATATTTTTCGCTGTCCATCGGGTCTGATTGAGTGGGCGGCACCGATTGTCTTAAACGGCGAACACGTCGGCACGATCATCTGCGGACAGGTGCTGATGTGGGAGCCAGAGGAGTTTTTCTGGATTGAACTGCGAAAAATGAACCAGGCGATCACCGATGATTTTGAAGAATTGTTTGAAGCGGTCGGAGAGCTGGCCATTGTCACCGGCAACCAAGTCCAGGCTTCGGCTTATCTGCTGTATGTGGTGGCCAACTATATTATGAAAACCGGTTGGGAAAATTTTGAGCAGTCCCGGGAGTTTGCCCGTCAGCGAACCCTCTATCATGCGGAAATTGAAAACCGCAAAAGCCGGGAAGAGCAATTGGACAAAACCGAAATCTTGTCCCTGATTGATGAAGACGAAATCATCGTGCAGCTGCAGCAAAACCGCAAAAAAGCCAAGGCTTATCTGGAGGGTTTGATCTCCGGGCTGCGCTATGAAGCCCATCAGAACGTATCGCAGATGCGCGCTAAAATGACTGAATTATTGGTCATACTGTCCCGGGTTGTCAACCAGATGGGGCTGGATAACACCGTGTTTGCAGATATCAACAATCATACCATCAGTCAGTTTTATCACACTGATTCCATCGAGAATATTGGCGTACTGACCTCCAAGTCGGTCGATGCTTATCTGGAACGGCTTGAGGTATCTGCTATCAAACCGGAAAACCCCAATATCAAAATAATGATAGATTTTGTTGAAAACAATTATCAGAAAAATCTGACAGTGGAAGCGATCGCCGACGCCGCCTGTCTCAGCCCCGGCTATGCCGGCCGGATTTTTAAAGACCAGTTGGGGCTGTCGATCATGGATTATGTTTTGAAAGTGCGGATTGACAAATCAAAAAAACTGCTGCTGAATCCCCATTATCAGATCCAAGCCATTGCTGAAAATGTCGGCTATCTTGATGCTGGCTATTTTACCAAGGTATTTCGTAAATTTGAAGGGATCACCCCCACCCAATTCCGCAAAATTCATAAACGATAA
- a CDS encoding helix-turn-helix domain-containing protein has translation MKIKLSMILDQLKEYPYKYVEGTASDQLGFASVRLLKSSEQGFRSDVLYLGSAAVVQQLEPRHLPAQLICLVASSSLFEIEKVETIDQALIRSDCDIEVWLDKIADIISEYYQIYDEMIRRITDNKGLTEIINAMTPILGNPLYVADADFKVLARTDCVLKKPEEWRHIVNNGIEDGYISSSVNDFYYMKDLVLKTEHQHEPVFFSGNELYPHSFCTMNLTSRNKKIGLVTVFETERPFSIGTKATIEFFSDILIMEIQKNQTMIINEGVKLGYLFAEILTGDRHSENELQKVIHYVNIAFPKPFFIMAFQSRHANRNRYELTFLRKKIINLIDNTICIIHQNNIVMLANDQSSRQFFGQRLVDIEHWLQDSKMVAGISDDCCEITEIRKSYQTALTAIELGLKAEKKGLLFSYDRYRFSHLMDVIGHLENSNDLCHPALDNLRLYDEKKGANLVETLHCYMKNGRSQAQTAKELHLHRSSLQYRLTKMEEVMGVQLDHYQTFLHLQLTYEICKQ, from the coding sequence ATGAAAATTAAACTATCCATGATTTTGGATCAATTAAAAGAGTATCCATATAAATATGTTGAGGGTACCGCTAGCGATCAACTGGGATTTGCCAGTGTTCGTTTGCTCAAATCCTCGGAACAGGGATTCAGATCGGATGTTTTATATCTGGGTTCGGCAGCAGTAGTTCAGCAACTTGAGCCACGTCATTTGCCGGCGCAGCTGATTTGCCTTGTTGCTTCGTCCAGTCTGTTTGAAATTGAAAAGGTGGAAACCATCGATCAGGCGTTGATCCGGTCAGATTGCGACATTGAAGTGTGGCTGGACAAAATTGCCGACATTATCAGCGAATATTATCAGATCTATGATGAAATGATTAGGCGGATCACCGACAACAAAGGCTTGACTGAAATTATTAATGCAATGACTCCAATTCTCGGCAATCCGCTTTATGTGGCCGATGCTGATTTCAAGGTGTTGGCCCGAACCGATTGTGTTTTAAAAAAGCCAGAAGAATGGCGGCATATTGTTAACAATGGTATTGAGGATGGTTATATTTCCAGCTCGGTCAATGACTTTTATTATATGAAAGACCTGGTTCTAAAAACCGAACATCAGCATGAACCGGTATTCTTTTCAGGGAATGAACTCTATCCGCACTCTTTTTGCACCATGAATTTAACCAGTCGCAATAAAAAAATCGGTCTGGTGACCGTATTTGAGACAGAGCGCCCATTTTCAATCGGCACAAAAGCGACGATCGAATTTTTCAGTGACATCCTGATCATGGAGATACAGAAAAACCAGACCATGATCATCAATGAAGGAGTCAAACTGGGTTACCTGTTTGCCGAAATTCTAACCGGCGATCGTCATTCTGAAAACGAACTGCAAAAGGTCATCCACTATGTCAATATTGCTTTTCCGAAACCCTTTTTTATCATGGCTTTCCAGTCACGTCATGCCAATCGAAATCGCTATGAGCTGACTTTTTTAAGAAAAAAAATCATTAATTTAATAGACAATACTATTTGTATTATTCATCAAAACAATATTGTCATGCTGGCAAACGATCAAAGCAGTCGGCAATTTTTTGGTCAGCGTTTGGTCGACATTGAACACTGGCTGCAGGATTCAAAAATGGTGGCTGGGATCAGCGATGACTGCTGTGAGATCACGGAAATTCGAAAATCCTATCAGACAGCCCTGACCGCCATCGAATTAGGATTAAAAGCAGAAAAAAAAGGCTTGCTGTTTTCATATGACCGTTACCGATTTTCACATCTGATGGATGTAATTGGGCACCTTGAAAACAGTAACGATCTTTGCCATCCTGCGCTAGATAACCTACGGCTTTATGATGAAAAAAAAGGGGCTAATCTGGTGGAAACATTGCATTGCTATATGAAAAACGGTCGTTCTCAAGCCCAGACAGCCAAAGAACTGCATCTCCATCGCAGCTCATTGCAATATCGGCTGACCAAAATGGAAGAAGTCATGGGTGTGCAGCTGGATCATTACCAGACCTTTTTGCATCTGCAGTTGACTTATGAGATATGCAAGCAATGA
- a CDS encoding uroporphyrinogen decarboxylase family protein, which translates to MNQRENFFAMIEGKKPEFIPNIMELYKICVGGADCADQPTMGGIDVFGINWILTKEGEMPEPNKFLFNDISEWKEYVRFPDVNTLGIEQAAKMELEGVNRDEVIINVYSPTGLFERLAAFMGFENTLCSLVEDPDSCREFFEAFADYKIACMNRFIDAYRPDVITYLDDLATANGLFMSPKVYREVIRPAHQRIVEAVTSRGVIFCQHTCGKCEKIIEDYVEMGAKIWSSAQISNDLEGIMKKYQGQLIVEGGWDSSGAASYIGASTEEVVAETIRCAKQYGKCGNFILFPTLLNENGNSLFVGDYRLGSMIEAWHGVEKLT; encoded by the coding sequence ATGAATCAGAGAGAGAATTTTTTTGCAATGATCGAAGGGAAGAAGCCGGAGTTTATTCCAAATATCATGGAATTATATAAAATATGTGTTGGTGGAGCTGATTGTGCAGATCAGCCAACAATGGGAGGTATAGACGTATTTGGTATCAATTGGATTTTGACAAAAGAAGGTGAAATGCCTGAGCCAAATAAATTTTTATTTAATGATATCTCCGAATGGAAAGAATATGTCAGATTTCCGGATGTGAATACTTTGGGTATTGAACAAGCAGCCAAAATGGAACTGGAGGGCGTGAATCGGGACGAGGTGATTATCAATGTTTACAGTCCAACTGGATTATTTGAACGTTTAGCAGCGTTTATGGGCTTTGAAAATACGCTTTGTTCACTGGTTGAAGATCCAGATTCCTGTCGGGAATTTTTTGAAGCTTTTGCAGACTATAAAATTGCCTGTATGAATCGTTTTATCGATGCTTATCGGCCGGATGTCATTACCTATCTAGATGATTTAGCGACTGCCAACGGACTATTTATGTCACCAAAAGTCTATCGTGAGGTCATCAGACCTGCTCATCAACGGATTGTCGAGGCAGTGACATCCAGAGGTGTAATATTTTGCCAGCACACCTGCGGAAAGTGCGAAAAGATTATTGAAGATTACGTGGAAATGGGGGCAAAAATATGGAGTTCGGCGCAGATCAGTAATGATCTGGAAGGGATTATGAAAAAGTATCAAGGTCAACTCATTGTCGAAGGTGGCTGGGATTCATCAGGAGCAGCCAGCTATATTGGCGCTTCAACTGAAGAAGTTGTTGCGGAGACAATCCGCTGTGCCAAACAGTATGGAAAATGTGGCAATTTTATACTTTTTCCAACTTTACTGAATGAAAATGGAAACTCGCTATTTGTTGGCGATTACCGGTTAGGTTCAATGATTGAAGCCTGGCACGGAGTCGAAAAACTCACATGA
- a CDS encoding MFS transporter, which yields MNEKTKNKGFAVMLAIILSGMVVTMLNQSIINIALPQIMKQFNIDAATAQWLATAYMLVCGILVPVSAYLVQKFSYKQLFITAMAFFTIGSYVCAVSPGFEVMLIGRILQSVGGGLLMPLSMNIFMSAFPVEKRGAAMGLLGVGLILAPAMGPTNSGYVIEYYNWHVLFYAMTAIGFGVMMVAFFFFSFKNEKGEARLDTFGVITSSVGLGPCFTASMRFPAKVGMIRWS from the coding sequence ATGAACGAAAAAACCAAAAACAAAGGATTTGCAGTGATGCTGGCGATTATCCTTTCAGGGATGGTCGTCACCATGCTGAATCAATCCATTATTAATATTGCCCTGCCCCAAATTATGAAACAATTCAATATTGATGCCGCCACGGCGCAGTGGCTGGCCACCGCATACATGCTGGTATGTGGGATACTGGTTCCTGTCAGCGCCTATCTGGTCCAGAAGTTCAGTTACAAACAGCTGTTTATCACCGCCATGGCCTTTTTTACGATTGGCTCCTATGTGTGTGCTGTTTCCCCGGGGTTTGAAGTAATGCTCATCGGCCGGATTCTTCAATCCGTCGGAGGCGGCTTGTTAATGCCCCTGAGTATGAACATTTTCATGTCCGCCTTTCCGGTAGAAAAACGGGGTGCCGCCATGGGTTTGCTTGGCGTCGGTTTGATCCTGGCCCCAGCCATGGGACCGACCAACAGCGGCTATGTGATTGAATATTATAACTGGCATGTCTTATTTTACGCCATGACAGCCATTGGCTTTGGGGTGATGATGGTGGCGTTCTTTTTCTTTAGCTTTAAAAACGAAAAAGGGGAGGCACGTCTGGATACCTTCGGGGTGATTACCTCCAGTGTTGGTTTGGGACCTTGCTTTACGGCGTCAATGAGATTTCCGGCAAAGGTTGGAATGATCCGGTGGTCTTGA
- a CDS encoding corrinoid protein yields MSKILEVKELVEAGKSKKVGAAVQEALDAGNQPADILQAMVDSMSVVGDKFSSGEIFVPEMLIAAKAMSKGVDVLRPLMAGDNSASLGTCVIGTVAGDLHDIGKNLVSMMIESAGFTMVDLGVDVPAENFVKAAKENDNVTLIACSGLLTTTMPALKEAVATIKASDLSGCKVIVGGAPVTPEFAAEIGADGYAADAGSAAVKAKELVK; encoded by the coding sequence ATGTCAAAAATTTTAGAAGTGAAAGAATTGGTGGAAGCAGGGAAGTCCAAGAAAGTCGGGGCAGCAGTACAGGAAGCATTAGATGCTGGCAATCAACCGGCCGATATTCTCCAGGCGATGGTAGATTCAATGAGCGTGGTAGGAGACAAGTTCTCATCCGGAGAAATTTTCGTACCGGAAATGCTGATTGCCGCCAAAGCGATGTCAAAAGGGGTGGATGTGTTACGACCCTTAATGGCCGGCGACAACTCCGCCTCATTGGGAACCTGTGTCATCGGAACGGTTGCTGGCGATCTTCACGATATCGGCAAGAATCTGGTCTCCATGATGATTGAAAGCGCCGGGTTTACAATGGTGGATCTGGGTGTGGATGTACCTGCAGAAAATTTTGTGAAAGCAGCCAAAGAAAATGACAATGTTACCTTAATCGCCTGTTCGGGACTTTTGACCACCACCATGCCAGCCTTAAAAGAAGCGGTAGCGACCATCAAAGCCAGTGATCTCAGCGGTTGCAAGGTGATTGTCGGCGGTGCCCCGGTAACCCCAGAATTTGCGGCAGAAATCGGTGCCGATGGTTATGCTGCCGATGCCGGGTCTGCAGCGGTGAAGGCCAAAGAACTGGTTAAGTAA
- a CDS encoding MFS transporter yields the protein MLYGVNEISGKGWNDPVVLSFLAISLVCLTVFVFHERKKENPLLEMKVFKDFNFTYTIIVNIILQVALYGGMMLLPIYLQTIRGFSPLEAGLLLLPGSLLMGLMGIFTGKLSDRIGIKPLAIIGLTILTVVTFMLTTLTMDTPYLEIMLLYTMRSFGLSFILMPITSAGLATIPLELIPHANALSSTLRQVAASIGIAALVVVMSNQAKDYLQDLGPAVTSESVKLATIYGINHAFFVSAIISAIALFLSFFFKRPKLEQTSFEKEVLAFE from the coding sequence TTGCTTTACGGCGTCAATGAGATTTCCGGCAAAGGTTGGAATGATCCGGTGGTCTTGAGCTTCCTGGCCATTTCGCTGGTGTGCCTGACGGTATTTGTTTTTCATGAACGCAAAAAAGAAAATCCGCTGTTGGAAATGAAGGTTTTCAAAGACTTTAATTTTACCTATACGATTATCGTCAATATCATTTTGCAGGTAGCCCTTTATGGCGGGATGATGCTGCTGCCGATTTACCTCCAGACGATCCGTGGCTTCAGTCCCTTAGAAGCAGGGCTACTGTTGCTGCCCGGCTCGTTGCTGATGGGTTTAATGGGGATCTTTACTGGCAAGCTCAGTGACCGGATTGGGATCAAACCGCTGGCCATTATTGGCTTGACAATCCTGACGGTAGTCACCTTCATGCTGACCACCCTGACAATGGATACGCCTTATCTTGAAATCATGCTGCTCTACACCATGCGGTCTTTTGGGCTGTCCTTTATTTTAATGCCGATTACCTCGGCCGGGCTGGCTACGATTCCGCTGGAGCTGATTCCTCATGCCAACGCCCTGTCAAGCACCCTGCGACAGGTGGCGGCGTCCATCGGTATCGCTGCGCTGGTGGTGGTAATGTCCAACCAGGCCAAAGATTATCTTCAGGATTTGGGACCGGCGGTCACCTCCGAATCGGTTAAACTGGCCACTATTTACGGCATCAATCATGCCTTTTTCGTTTCAGCGATCATCAGTGCCATTGCCTTATTCTTGTCCTTTTTCTTTAAACGACCAAAGCTGGAACAAACAAGCTTCGAAAAGGAAGTCCTGGCATTTGAATAG
- a CDS encoding cytidylate kinase-like family protein, producing the protein MGKYRIITIERQYASGGKQIASQLAEKLGYAFYNEEILAMAAKKLNIQTDYIEHLEETATIGVVDAMSRAIRYTDKQQLSEKLFCAESDIINQLALTENAVIVGRCATQILANRKNCLSVFIHANNEARIKRAIEAYGIPENEALAMLRKTDKRRSEFYNSHAEKKWASLDTYNVCLDSGVLGIDNCVEAIASLAVSINR; encoded by the coding sequence ATGGGAAAATATCGCATTATCACAATTGAACGGCAGTACGCCAGTGGCGGCAAGCAAATCGCCAGCCAGTTAGCGGAAAAATTAGGCTATGCCTTTTACAATGAAGAAATTCTTGCCATGGCGGCTAAAAAACTGAATATCCAAACGGATTACATTGAGCATCTGGAAGAGACCGCCACCATCGGCGTGGTGGACGCCATGTCCAGAGCGATCCGATATACAGATAAACAGCAGCTGTCAGAGAAATTATTCTGCGCCGAAAGTGACATTATTAACCAATTGGCACTGACTGAAAATGCTGTGATTGTGGGACGCTGCGCCACCCAGATTTTAGCGAATCGAAAGAATTGTTTGAGTGTCTTTATCCATGCCAATAATGAGGCACGCATTAAAAGAGCGATAGAAGCATATGGCATTCCCGAAAACGAAGCCCTGGCAATGTTGCGAAAAACCGACAAGCGCCGTTCCGAATTCTATAACAGTCATGCCGAAAAAAAATGGGCCAGTTTAGACACCTATAATGTGTGTCTGGACAGTGGTGTCCTGGGTATTGATAATTGTGTCGAAGCCATCGCATCACTGGCCGTTTCCATTAATCGATAA